In the Kwoniella shandongensis chromosome 1, complete sequence genome, one interval contains:
- a CDS encoding FeS cluster assembly scaffold IscU produces MMRSSTGLARSTMAIASTSFARPAMLRATARPAAASMMAAGGPARIMKRSYHEKVIDHYENPRNVGNLPKGDMDVGTGLVGAPACGDVMKLQIRVGEDGVISEVKFKTFGCGSAIASSSYMTERVKGMTLEQAGAVKNTEIAKELCLPPVKLHCSLLAEDAIKSAIKDYQTKRAKRTAAATPPPSASASTQTAAHA; encoded by the exons ATGATGCGATCATCTACTGGACTTGCTCGATCGACCATGGCAATCGCCTCGACATCTTTTGCCCGACCGGCAATGCTCCGAGCGACCGCTCGACCTGCTGCTGCATCCATGATGGCTGCTGGCGGACCCGCAAGGATCATGAAGAGGAGTTATCACGAAAAGGTCATCGACCATTACGAGAACCCAAGAAAT GTCGGTAACCTCCCCAAGGGTGACATGGACGTTGGAACAGGTCTTGTTGGTGCCCCAGCAtgtggaga CGTTATGAAACTCCAGATCCGTGTTGGTGAAGACGGTGTTATCTCTGAAGTCAAGTTCAAGACATTCGGTTGTGGATCCGCTATCGCCTCTTCATCATACATGACCGAGCGAGTAAAGGGCATGACACTCGAACAAGCTGGTGCGGTCAAGAACACGGAAATCGCCAAAGAACTTTGCTTGCCACCCGTCAAGC TCCACTGCTCTCTGCTCGCTGAAGATGCGATCAAGTCGGCCATCAAGGATTACCAGACCAAGCGAGCCAAGCGAACAGCCGCAGCT acacctcctccttccgccTCAGCCAGCACTCAAACCGCTGCTCACGCATAA